A segment of the Aureliella helgolandensis genome:
TGGCTGTCAGTTTCATCATAGCTCGAGGTTTGTTGCTGGGCATGCTCCCCAACGAGATCCTCACTCAATGCTTGGTGGTTTTTATATCGTTTGCATTCCTAGGCTATTGGATCGGCTTCGCGGCCGAGAAAACTGTCAGCGAATCGGTAGAAAATCGTTTCCGAAGTGAAATGGCACGCCTTCAATCGGCAGCCGCTAGCAACGACTCTGAATCTTCGGAGTAAATGAGGTCAAGTTGGCATAGCGACCAGTCGCAGATCTAGCTAAAAAATTCGCAACGGCACTTGTGCCCTATCACTCGAATCTTCGGTGGCTCGAAGATTCAAGTGCGGCCAAAAGTGTTCAAAATAGACTCAACCGAAACAATAGCTAGCAATCTTACTTGTAGGATGCTGGCAGATTGCTGAAGTGGTCAGTAGTAAGGGCAGAGCACACCCGGCATTAACTGTCTCTAGGACGAATCAGCGCCGACTCTGCAGTCAGCTCACGGAGGATTGGATGGCAACGAAGACCGCGCCGAACGAAGAAATCCAAGAAGTTTGGAAACAATACAAAGCTGATTCCGAGAACGTCGATTTGCGTAATCGACTCATCGAACAGTACATGCCACTCGTTCGCTATAACGGCGACCGAATTTGGCAACGCTTACCCGACGGAGTCGAGCTTGATGACTTGATCAGCGCGGGAATCTTTGGCCTCATGGATGCCATCGATGCCTTTGACACCGATCGTGGCGTCAAGTTCGAGACGTATTGCGTGCCGCGGATTCGCGGTGCCATGCTCGACGAACTTCGCTCCATGGACTGGGTACCGCGTCTCGTTCGCAGTAAAGCCAGCAAATTGGGCGAAGCAAAAAAGAAGTTGGAAGCTCGCTATGGTCGCGCTCCTACTGAACGAGAAATCTCCGCTCATATGGAGATTAGTGTCGCCGAAGTTGAGAAGATGCAAGCCGACGCAAGTGCCGTCAATTTGGTCAGCCTCAACAAGAAGTGGTACGAAACCGACAGCTATAAAGACGTGCGAGAAATTGACATTCTCGAGGACAAGAAGGGGGAAGACCCAACCCGTCGCGTCCAAAAGGGCGACTTGATGCGATTGGTCACCAAGGGACTCAACCGCAACGAACGGCTGATCATCATTCTTTATTACTATGAAGAACTGACCATGAAGGAGATCGGGGCCACCCTCGATCTTAGCGAGAGTCGCGTCAGCCAAATGCACTCGAGCATTGTTGCCAGACTCCAAGAACAACTGGGACGCCGACGTCCAGAATTTGGGACCTAGGGTCACCGTCCATCCTCGGATTGAGAGTAG
Coding sequences within it:
- a CDS encoding FliA/WhiG family RNA polymerase sigma factor gives rise to the protein MATKTAPNEEIQEVWKQYKADSENVDLRNRLIEQYMPLVRYNGDRIWQRLPDGVELDDLISAGIFGLMDAIDAFDTDRGVKFETYCVPRIRGAMLDELRSMDWVPRLVRSKASKLGEAKKKLEARYGRAPTEREISAHMEISVAEVEKMQADASAVNLVSLNKKWYETDSYKDVREIDILEDKKGEDPTRRVQKGDLMRLVTKGLNRNERLIIILYYYEELTMKEIGATLDLSESRVSQMHSSIVARLQEQLGRRRPEFGT